A region of uncultured Desulfobacter sp. DNA encodes the following proteins:
- a CDS encoding ribonuclease J, protein MLKLIPLGGLGEIGLNMMVVEYDDVIFIIDAGLMFPEDHMLGVDIVIPAMDYLRENMDKIEGVILTHAHEDHIGALPYLLREIRLPVYGTAFTLEIVRNKLIEFDLNTHIDLNLVNPGEVLTIEPFDIEFIRVSHSTIDGVGMAITTPEGVVVHTGDFRISHSADIMKNTDISSFARFGEKGVLALLSDSTNVEVEGYAMSEQEVAKNLGELVEASAGRVIVALFASNVFRIQQVIDIARHNNRKVIFNGRSMEQITDVAMRLGYLDCPPGLVVDIKQIQNLEDNEVVIITTGTQGEPMSALARMASGVHKHINVRKGDTVLLSSKHIPGNEKAIAGIINKLYRRGADVVYSKIAQIHASGHAHQEELKMMINLTRPKYFIPIHGEYRHLVVHARLAEKLGMPRRNVIVAENGQVIAFDRERGGRIEERVQTGRILVDGKGIGDVGRSVLKERRELSEGGLVVVTMIIDEETGVVLYGPELISKGFVFDSATGYLVDDAQCVILEIVEEIEAGIDSRVELIRKKLQRALKQYFAFAINRKPLIVPIIIEV, encoded by the coding sequence ATGCTTAAACTCATACCCCTTGGAGGGCTTGGAGAAATAGGCCTGAACATGATGGTGGTGGAGTATGATGACGTCATTTTTATCATTGACGCCGGCCTCATGTTCCCTGAAGACCATATGCTGGGCGTGGATATTGTTATTCCGGCCATGGATTACCTTCGGGAAAATATGGACAAAATAGAAGGGGTTATCCTGACCCATGCCCATGAAGACCACATCGGGGCCTTGCCTTATCTTTTACGCGAAATTCGTCTGCCGGTCTACGGCACGGCTTTTACACTGGAGATTGTGCGCAACAAGCTCATTGAGTTTGATCTCAATACCCATATTGACCTTAATCTGGTCAATCCGGGGGAGGTGCTCACCATTGAGCCCTTTGACATAGAGTTTATCCGGGTCAGCCACTCCACCATTGACGGTGTGGGGATGGCCATTACAACGCCCGAGGGGGTTGTGGTGCATACCGGAGATTTTCGCATCAGCCACTCCGCCGATATCATGAAAAATACCGATATCTCAAGTTTTGCCCGGTTTGGTGAGAAGGGTGTTCTGGCACTGCTGTCCGATTCCACCAATGTGGAAGTGGAGGGCTATGCCATGTCTGAGCAGGAGGTGGCAAAAAATTTAGGCGAACTGGTTGAAGCCTCTGCCGGACGGGTGATTGTTGCCCTTTTTGCCTCCAATGTGTTCCGGATCCAGCAGGTGATTGATATTGCCAGGCACAATAACCGCAAGGTCATATTCAATGGCCGCAGCATGGAGCAGATCACGGATGTGGCCATGCGCCTGGGCTATCTTGACTGTCCCCCGGGCCTGGTGGTTGACATCAAACAGATTCAAAACCTTGAAGACAATGAGGTGGTGATCATCACCACAGGAACCCAGGGCGAGCCCATGTCTGCTCTGGCCCGCATGGCATCGGGTGTCCACAAGCATATCAATGTCCGGAAAGGGGATACCGTTCTTTTGTCTAGCAAACATATCCCGGGCAACGAAAAAGCCATTGCCGGCATTATCAACAAGCTGTACCGAAGGGGCGCCGATGTGGTCTATTCCAAGATCGCCCAGATCCATGCCTCCGGCCATGCCCACCAGGAAGAGCTGAAGATGATGATCAATCTCACAAGGCCTAAATATTTCATTCCCATTCACGGGGAATACCGGCACCTTGTGGTGCATGCACGTCTTGCCGAAAAACTGGGCATGCCTCGCAGAAACGTGATTGTGGCTGAAAACGGCCAGGTCATTGCCTTTGACAGGGAACGAGGGGGCCGGATTGAAGAGCGGGTGCAGACCGGCCGGATTCTGGTGGACGGAAAAGGCATCGGAGATGTGGGCCGCTCCGTGCTCAAGGAGCGCCGGGAGTTGTCCGAGGGGGGCCTTGTGGTGGTGACCATGATCATAGACGAGGAGACCGGGGTGGTTCTGTACGGGCCGGAGTTGATTTCCAAGGGCTTTGTATTTGATTCCGCAACAGGATACCTTGTGGACGATGCCCAGTGCGTGATCCTGGAAATTGTTGAAGAGATCGAAGCCGGGATTGATTCCCGGGTGGAACTGATTCGGAAAAAATTGCAGCGGGCCCTCAAACAGTATTTTGCCTTTGCCATTAACAGAAAGCCCCTGATCGTACCTATTATCATTGAAGTATGA
- a CDS encoding dodecin family protein has translation MENSVYKIIELVGFSEKSWEDAAKAAVTTADKTLRDMRVAEVKEMDMRLEDNRIVGYRVKLKVSFKLEG, from the coding sequence ATGGAAAATAGTGTTTACAAAATAATCGAACTAGTTGGGTTTTCAGAAAAATCTTGGGAGGATGCTGCCAAGGCCGCTGTTACAACAGCCGATAAAACCTTAAGGGATATGCGGGTGGCCGAGGTGAAAGAAATGGATATGCGTCTGGAGGACAACCGGATTGTTGGTTACCGGGTAAAATTAAAAGTGTCATTTAAACTTGAAGGGTAA
- a CDS encoding zinc-dependent alcohol dehydrogenase family protein: MKAMILKKIGFFAENQTPLSLVDLPVPVPGNDEILVKISVCGVCHTELDEIEGRAVPPALPVILGHQVVGQVEMTGKNVKLFQVGDRVGVAWIYSACRTCEFCLAGNENLCKDFKATGKDANGGYAEYMVIPEHFAVPIPDGLKDTETAPLLCAGAIGYRSLKLTGLKNSQNLGLTGFGASGHLVLKLVGFKYPDAKVFVFAINPAEREFAKELGAVWAGDTAESPPELLDSVIDTTPVWKPVVEAMKNLKPGGRLVINAIRKEELDKDYLLKLNYPVHLWMEKEIKSVANICRKDVVEFLTLAERFGIRPEVEEFSLEEANQALAALKKGTIRGAKVLKIG; this comes from the coding sequence ATGAAAGCCATGATCCTGAAAAAAATTGGTTTTTTTGCTGAAAATCAGACTCCTCTAAGCTTGGTTGATCTACCTGTTCCTGTTCCAGGAAATGACGAAATTTTGGTTAAGATATCTGTCTGCGGGGTCTGCCATACCGAACTGGATGAAATTGAAGGCAGAGCTGTACCACCGGCTCTGCCCGTTATTTTGGGGCACCAGGTGGTGGGACAGGTTGAAATGACAGGTAAAAATGTTAAATTGTTTCAAGTTGGTGACCGGGTTGGGGTTGCATGGATTTATTCAGCCTGCCGGACATGTGAATTCTGCCTGGCAGGTAATGAGAACCTGTGTAAGGATTTCAAGGCTACAGGGAAGGATGCCAATGGCGGGTATGCAGAATATATGGTCATTCCAGAGCACTTTGCCGTTCCTATTCCGGATGGGCTTAAGGATACAGAGACTGCTCCACTTTTATGTGCAGGAGCAATCGGGTATCGCTCTTTGAAATTAACAGGCCTCAAGAATAGCCAGAATTTAGGGCTGACCGGGTTTGGAGCTTCGGGACATCTGGTATTAAAGCTGGTCGGATTTAAATATCCTGATGCAAAGGTGTTTGTCTTTGCTATAAATCCTGCAGAGCGAGAATTTGCGAAAGAGCTTGGGGCTGTCTGGGCTGGGGATACGGCTGAATCGCCACCAGAGCTACTGGACTCTGTTATTGACACCACACCTGTCTGGAAACCGGTGGTTGAGGCAATGAAAAACCTTAAACCTGGCGGACGTCTGGTCATCAACGCCATCAGAAAAGAAGAGCTGGACAAGGACTACCTTTTAAAGCTGAATTATCCAGTTCATCTTTGGATGGAAAAAGAGATCAAGAGTGTTGCCAATATCTGCCGTAAGGATGTAGTAGAATTTTTAACCCTGGCTGAGCGGTTTGGAATCCGGCCAGAGGTTGAAGAATTTTCACTTGAAGAGGCTAACCAGGCCCTGGCAGCACTGAAAAAAGGAACCATCAGGGGAGCGAAGGTCCTAAAAATTGGCTAA
- a CDS encoding carbonic anhydrase, with product MMKKILKSVVVVSCFLTLISGPVFASSSKAAKPSPDEAIAMLKAGNERFVTGKSISPHTDAARLALAGKENQGDHAYATVITCSDSRVPVEILFDAGIMDIFVIRVAGNVLDVDEIGSVEYGLAHVNTPVFVVLGHTQCGAVTAVTKAVQGHGHPLERNIPPLVDNIIPAVKKAIADNPHTHGADVIPYAIEENIWQGIEDLFMASPSSRQLVNAGKAKVVGAIYDVSNGKINWLPESKTTEILKKVEANPKRAMEAMAE from the coding sequence ATGATGAAAAAAATTTTAAAATCTGTTGTGGTTGTTAGCTGTTTCCTGACTCTCATCAGTGGCCCTGTTTTTGCCAGTAGCAGCAAAGCAGCCAAACCAAGCCCGGATGAAGCCATAGCCATGTTAAAAGCAGGTAATGAGCGTTTTGTCACCGGCAAATCAATATCCCCTCATACTGATGCTGCCCGTCTTGCACTTGCCGGTAAAGAAAATCAGGGTGATCACGCCTATGCAACTGTCATCACCTGCTCTGACTCCAGAGTTCCGGTTGAAATTCTATTTGATGCGGGTATTATGGATATCTTTGTTATCCGCGTTGCCGGTAACGTTTTAGATGTCGATGAGATTGGATCTGTTGAATATGGCCTTGCCCATGTAAACACCCCGGTATTTGTAGTGCTTGGACATACACAATGTGGCGCCGTCACCGCAGTGACAAAAGCAGTCCAGGGTCACGGGCATCCATTGGAAAGAAATATTCCACCTCTGGTTGACAACATCATTCCGGCAGTAAAAAAGGCCATTGCAGACAATCCTCACACCCATGGTGCGGATGTAATACCTTATGCAATTGAAGAAAATATCTGGCAGGGTATTGAAGATCTGTTTATGGCAAGCCCTTCTTCCCGCCAACTGGTGAATGCAGGAAAGGCCAAAGTTGTTGGCGCCATCTATGATGTATCAAATGGAAAAATCAACTGGTTGCCTGAATCAAAAACCACTGAAATCCTAAAGAAAGTTGAGGCCAATCCTAAAAGAGCCATGGAAGCCATGGCTGAATAA